The Lentzea guizhouensis genome contains a region encoding:
- a CDS encoding plasmid stabilization protein, translated as MPRGSNAKRERQYEHIEDSARSRGESPKRAKEIAARTVNKNRAQSGESKTASRSSTKDKSPQQRGGQRSHSGSQGPTRDQLYNEARQRDVKGRSTMTKKELANALGH; from the coding sequence ATGCCACGCGGATCGAACGCAAAACGTGAACGCCAGTACGAACACATCGAGGACTCGGCCCGCAGCCGTGGCGAGTCACCCAAGCGGGCGAAGGAGATCGCCGCGCGCACGGTGAACAAGAACCGCGCCCAGTCGGGTGAGTCCAAGACGGCCAGCCGGTCGTCCACCAAGGACAAGTCGCCGCAGCAGCGCGGCGGGCAGCGGTCCCACAGCGGCTCCCAGGGCCCCACGCGCGACCAGCTCTACAACGAGGCGAGGCAGCGCGACGTCAAGGGCCGCTCCACGATGACCAAGAAGGAGCTCGCCAACGCCCTCGGACACTGA
- a CDS encoding hemerythrin domain-containing protein translates to MQYDVVDLIMQDHREVERLFDELKNHPEKRPLLTPVLCGLLVAHSRAEEAEVYPVAMEEAGESDEVEHSQEEHAEAERLLAKLLDAEMDSPQYDQMLQKVIDSITHHVEEEEKTVLPGMRKRLSAERRYELGEAFARSRAEHLGEMPGQATREELLTQAKNLGVSGAASMSKEELKRELQKAGS, encoded by the coding sequence GTGCAGTACGACGTCGTCGACCTGATCATGCAGGACCACCGCGAGGTCGAGCGCCTGTTCGACGAGCTCAAGAACCACCCGGAGAAGCGACCACTGCTCACGCCCGTCCTGTGTGGACTGCTCGTCGCGCACAGCCGGGCCGAGGAAGCCGAGGTGTATCCCGTGGCGATGGAGGAAGCTGGCGAGAGCGACGAGGTCGAGCACAGCCAGGAGGAGCACGCCGAGGCCGAGCGGCTGCTCGCGAAGCTGCTCGACGCCGAGATGGACTCCCCGCAGTACGACCAGATGCTGCAGAAGGTCATCGACTCCATCACCCACCACGTGGAAGAGGAGGAGAAGACCGTCCTGCCCGGCATGCGCAAGCGCCTGAGCGCCGAGCGCCGCTACGAGCTGGGCGAGGCGTTCGCCCGGTCGCGCGCCGAGCACCTCGGTGAGATGCCGGGGCAGGCGACCCGCGAGGAGCTGCTGACGCAGGCGAAGAACCTCGGGGTGAGCGGCGCCGCGAGCATGAGCAAGGAAGAGCTGAAGCGGGAGCTCCAGAAGGCCGGCTCCTGA
- a CDS encoding SDR family oxidoreductase: MTTAPLPQDRAGAPLRAVVTGADSGIGKAVAVALASGGADVGITFHEDSDGAERTATEIRDNGGRCAVRRLDLTDLPTSAAVVDELAQELGGLDVLVNCAGTGSSEKALDMSYDKWRQVLSVDLDGAFLCAQRAAKHMIAGGRGGRIVNITSVHEHLPRVGAAPYCAAKAGLGALTQVLALELSEHDITVNSVAPGEISTPMTGQEDVDPRTESRPGVPLGRPGHAGEVAAVVAFLTTPAAGYVTGSSFVVDGGMSLMGPQASQLLADEKWRQP; encoded by the coding sequence ATGACCACCGCACCCCTGCCCCAGGACCGGGCCGGTGCGCCGCTGCGTGCGGTCGTGACCGGCGCGGACTCCGGCATCGGCAAGGCCGTCGCCGTCGCTCTGGCCAGCGGCGGGGCCGACGTGGGCATCACGTTCCACGAAGACTCCGACGGCGCCGAGCGCACCGCCACCGAGATCCGCGACAACGGCGGCCGGTGCGCCGTGCGCCGCCTCGACCTCACCGACCTGCCCACCTCCGCCGCCGTCGTGGACGAGCTGGCGCAGGAACTGGGCGGCCTCGACGTGCTGGTGAACTGCGCGGGCACCGGCAGCAGCGAGAAGGCCCTGGACATGTCCTACGACAAGTGGCGCCAGGTGCTCTCGGTCGACCTGGACGGGGCGTTCCTGTGCGCCCAGCGCGCCGCGAAGCACATGATCGCCGGAGGTCGTGGCGGCCGGATCGTGAACATCACGTCGGTCCACGAGCACCTGCCCCGCGTGGGTGCCGCGCCGTACTGCGCCGCGAAGGCCGGGCTCGGCGCGCTGACGCAGGTGCTCGCGCTGGAACTGTCCGAACACGACATCACCGTCAACTCCGTGGCACCGGGCGAGATCTCGACACCGATGACCGGTCAGGAGGACGTCGACCCGCGCACCGAGTCGCGCCCCGGCGTGCCGCTCGGCCGGCCGGGTCACGCAGGCGAGGTCGCCGCGGTGGTGGCGTTCCTGACCACACCCGCGGCCGGGTACGTCACGGGCTCGTCGTTCGTCGTGGACGGCGGCATGTCCCTGATGGGTCCGCAAGCCAGTCAACTGCTCGCCGACGAGAAGTGGAGGCAGCCCTGA
- a CDS encoding flavodoxin family protein, which produces MRAVVLNCTLKKSPDQSNTDLLAQVVIDELVEKDVEVSTFRLADLDIPPGVTTDLGDGDEWPRIHDALLQAEILVFATPTWVGRPSSLAQRALERMDAMISETDDQERPVAYNRVAGVVVTGNEDGAHHVISEIAGGLGDIGYTIPGQAWTYWNRGPGPGPSYSETDEGHEWSENTGRTMAANLHAVATALAERPIPA; this is translated from the coding sequence ATGCGTGCCGTGGTGCTCAACTGCACCCTCAAGAAGTCGCCCGACCAGTCCAACACCGACCTGCTCGCCCAGGTCGTGATCGACGAACTGGTCGAGAAGGACGTCGAGGTCTCCACCTTCCGGTTGGCGGACCTGGACATCCCGCCGGGCGTGACCACCGACCTCGGTGACGGCGACGAGTGGCCGCGCATCCACGACGCGCTCCTGCAGGCGGAGATCCTGGTGTTCGCCACGCCCACGTGGGTCGGGCGGCCGTCGTCGCTGGCGCAGCGGGCGCTGGAGCGGATGGACGCGATGATCTCCGAGACCGACGACCAGGAGCGGCCGGTGGCCTACAACCGGGTCGCGGGTGTGGTCGTGACCGGCAACGAGGACGGCGCGCACCACGTGATCAGCGAGATCGCCGGCGGGCTCGGCGACATCGGCTACACGATCCCCGGCCAGGCGTGGACGTACTGGAACCGCGGTCCCGGCCCCGGACCCAGCTACTCGGAGACCGACGAGGGTCACGAGTGGTCGGAGAACACGGGTCGCACGATGGCGGCGAACCTGCACGCGGTCGCCACGGCGCTGGCGGAGCGTCCGATCCCGGCCTGA
- a CDS encoding phosphatase PAP2 family protein → MNELDEDSQRDSEFLPARRPNHLVVAASLTARGGLLWLPVAGIVALTGRKQAAGRALLAAVVAMPLGHLVSLVVHRRRPHSTLPARLALPEHPRSSSFPSKHAMTAAAFGTVIAVEDPPAGAFVTPLVLLVAYSRLRTRVHWPTDVIGGLALGGLVWVVWGVLRRKR, encoded by the coding sequence GTGAACGAGCTGGACGAAGACTCCCAGAGGGACAGCGAGTTCTTACCGGCCAGGCGCCCGAACCACCTGGTGGTGGCGGCCAGCCTGACCGCGCGCGGCGGCCTGCTGTGGTTGCCGGTCGCCGGGATCGTGGCGCTGACCGGCAGGAAGCAGGCCGCTGGGCGCGCGTTGCTCGCGGCGGTCGTGGCGATGCCGCTCGGGCACCTGGTCAGCCTGGTGGTGCACCGGCGCAGGCCGCACTCGACGCTGCCCGCCCGCCTCGCGCTGCCGGAACACCCGCGCTCCTCGTCGTTCCCCTCGAAACACGCGATGACGGCTGCCGCGTTCGGCACCGTCATCGCGGTGGAGGACCCGCCGGCCGGGGCGTTCGTCACGCCGTTGGTGCTGTTGGTCGCCTACAGCCGATTGCGCACACGGGTGCACTGGCCCACCGACGTCATCGGCGGGTTGGCACTCGGCGGGCTGGTCTGGGTCGTGTGGGGCGTGCTGCGGCGAAAGCGCTGA
- a CDS encoding cytochrome P450: MAISSRLDTARVFATVLLPTLAKGVIVRRPGVMALAEKTQSDSAAIATMRHLRDRYGPEPVRLRVTGRSIAVLVDPADVGRLLRESPEPFALATKEKKAALRHFQPHGVLISEGAERERRRDLNERALRPENVPVEAVVRDEADLLVRHVMSNGELTWDGFSQTWWRIVRRVVLGNAARDDDQLTDDLKALRQNANWAFLRPQQRGLRERFQRRLDEHLARREPGSLAAFPGDLSGQVPHWLFAFDAAGIVTMRALAVGGSGMRGVLESARLWPTTPVILRESTIATRWHGTWLPENTEFVVFTPFFHRDPDRLPFADRYAPELWDEVRDPAIVPFSAGPGECPARDLVLVTASAMLDALTEHLTFAGVLDEPLPATLNHFTLRMGATPVGTRVP; this comes from the coding sequence ATGGCCATCTCTTCACGACTCGACACCGCGCGCGTGTTCGCGACCGTGTTGCTCCCGACACTCGCGAAGGGCGTCATCGTCCGCAGGCCGGGCGTGATGGCGCTCGCCGAGAAGACCCAGTCCGACTCCGCCGCCATCGCCACGATGCGGCACCTGCGCGACCGCTACGGACCGGAACCCGTGCGGCTGCGCGTGACCGGCCGCAGCATCGCGGTGCTGGTGGACCCCGCCGACGTCGGGCGGTTGCTGCGCGAGTCACCGGAGCCGTTCGCGTTGGCCACCAAGGAGAAGAAGGCGGCCCTGCGGCACTTCCAGCCGCACGGCGTGCTCATCTCGGAGGGTGCCGAGCGGGAACGGCGGCGCGACCTCAACGAACGCGCGCTGCGGCCGGAGAACGTGCCGGTCGAGGCCGTCGTGCGCGACGAGGCCGACCTGCTGGTCCGGCACGTCATGAGCAACGGTGAGCTGACCTGGGACGGGTTCAGCCAGACCTGGTGGCGGATCGTGCGCAGGGTCGTGCTCGGCAACGCCGCGCGCGACGACGACCAGCTCACCGACGACCTCAAGGCGCTGCGGCAGAACGCGAACTGGGCGTTCCTCCGCCCGCAGCAGCGTGGCCTGCGCGAACGCTTCCAGCGCCGGCTCGACGAGCACCTGGCGCGCCGCGAGCCCGGCAGCCTGGCCGCCTTCCCCGGTGACCTGTCCGGGCAGGTGCCGCACTGGCTGTTCGCGTTCGACGCGGCAGGGATCGTGACGATGCGGGCGCTGGCCGTGGGCGGCAGCGGGATGCGCGGTGTGCTGGAGTCGGCCCGGTTGTGGCCGACCACGCCGGTGATCCTGCGGGAGAGCACGATCGCGACCCGCTGGCACGGCACCTGGTTGCCGGAGAACACCGAGTTCGTGGTGTTCACACCGTTCTTCCACCGCGACCCCGACCGGTTGCCGTTCGCCGACCGGTACGCGCCGGAGCTGTGGGACGAGGTGCGCGACCCGGCGATCGTGCCGTTCAGCGCGGGCCCCGGCGAGTGCCCCGCCAGGGACCTGGTGCTGGTCACGGCGAGTGCGATGCTCGACGCGCTGACCGAGCACCTCACGTTCGCCGGTGTGCTTGACGAGCCGCTCCCCGCGACGCTCAACCACTTCACGCTCCGCATGGGCGCGACGCCGGTGGGTACTCGCGTCCCATGA